A stretch of Dama dama isolate Ldn47 chromosome 22, ASM3311817v1, whole genome shotgun sequence DNA encodes these proteins:
- the HDHD5 gene encoding haloacid dehalogenase-like hydrolase domain-containing 5, with protein sequence MAALGKAAARWAPGLWRRAVRAAVWLGGRRFASGGAQSPPTFGLLLDIDGVLVRGHQVIPAAQEAFRRLLDPQGQLRVPVVFVTNAGNISQCSKAEELSTQLGFQVEPDQVILSHSPMKLFSQHHDRRMLVSGQGPLVENARALGFKHLVTVDELRAAFPVLDMVDLQRRPKTTPLPRNDFPAIEGVLLLGEPVRWETSLQLITDVLLSDGNPGTGLATAPYPHLPVLASNTDLLWMAEAKMPRFGHGTFLLCLEAIYRKLTGRELHYTGLTGKPSLLTYRYAEGLLAHQAARRGWAAPIRSLYAVGDNPMSDVYGANLFHQHLQTQQEGAARSCASILVCTGVYGPPAPSPTAPAPGSEGCPFHGHRDFGFRPELLQAAHVVSDLQEAVRLVLRKEGWAV encoded by the exons ATGGCTGCGCTCGGCAAGGCGGCGGCGCGGTGGGCGCCGGGGCTGTGGCGGCGGGCGGTGCGCGCGGCCGTGTGGCTCGGGGGCAGGCGTTTCGCGAGCGGCGGCGCGCAG AGCCCGCCCACCTTTGGGTTGCTGTTGGATATTGATGGGGTGCTGGTGAGGGGCCACCAGGTCATCCCCGCCGCACAGGAGGCCTTCCGCCGGCTGCTGGACCCCCAGGGGCAGCTGCGGGTGCCTGTGGTCTTCGTCACGAATGCCGGGAACATCTCACAGTGCAGTAAAGCCGAGGAGTTGTCGACCCAGCTGGGCTTCCAG GTGGAGCCCGACCAGGTGATTTTGTCCCACAGCCCCATGAAGCTCTTCTCACAACATCATGACAGGCGGATGCTGGTGTCTGGGCAGGGGCCCCTGGTGGAAAATGCTCGAGC ACTGGGTTTCAAGCACTTGGTCACAGTGGACGAGCTGCGGGCAGCCTTTCCCGTGCTGGACATGGTGGATCTGCAGCGGCGGCCCAAGACCACG CCGCTTCCAAGGAATGACTTCCCTGCGATTGAAG GGGTGCTCCTCCTGGGGGAGCCCGTGCGCTGGGAGACGAGCCTGCAGCTGATCACAGACGTCCTCCTCAGTGACGGGAATCCTGGCACGGGTCTGGCGAcagccccctacccccacctTCCCGTCCTGGCCAGCAACACGGACCTCCTCTGGATGGCTGAAGCCAAGATGCCCAG GTTCGGCCACGGGaccttcctgctgtgcctggagGCCATTTACCGCAAGCTGACAGGCCGGGAGCTGCACTACACGGGCCTCACAGGCAAGCCCAGCCTCCTCACCTACCGGTACGCCGAGGGCCTCCTGGCGCACCAGGCGGcgcggcggggctgggccgccCCCATTCGGAGCCTCTACGCTGTGGG CGACAACCCCATGTCCGACGTCTACGGGGCCAACCTGTTCCACCAGCACCTGCAGACGCAGCAGGAGGGGGCGGCCCGGAGCTGCGCCTCCATCCTGGTGTGCACGGGCGTGTACGGTCCcccggcccccagccccaccGCGCCCGCCCCGGGTAGCGAGGGGTGTCCATTCCATGGACACCGGGACTTCGGCTTCAGGCCCGAGCTCCTGCAGGCAGCCCACGTGGTCAGTGACTTGCAGGAGGCCGTGCGGCTAGTCCTCCGCAAGGAGGGCTGGGCTGTCTAG
- the TMEM121B gene encoding transmembrane protein 121B, with protein sequence MDGLSISAMFHGEKRMKMEQGGRVMRGRLPALCWGLLAASARGWRALGRGRVAQWRVERALEQAEAKSALVPAEVRAWLLAGTVYTETKATQSLKPRGSAGRTSRSPPISPPRSHGAPPRPRGFRGSILPAPRHLRAQQPLPFFPPTLRPGSPPPSPESNPGLPAPPPALGWAAPRAVTAAVTARARPRGSAPARGSGRGGGREPRTMRPAPGAPRAAPPPARRQPRFLRGRSGSGSSGGTGGGSDSSAGAEREDDDESASISRPLVSAEPPGTPAASRASTPTSARSMTAADLGAGAVAGAVGGAGGPGPGPGPSCHSCCGCCGRRTRSGRGGGRRGCFSGSGCRWGYQALSVALLLAQGGLLDVYLIAVTDLYWCSWVATDLVVAAGWAIFFAKNSRSRRGGAHAHHPHHPHAAPLHLPAAPAGAAGAKARGARGGAGGPGPAGPVGAAGEFAFAYLAWLIYSIAFTPKVVLILGTSILDLIELRAPFGTTGFRLTMALSAPLLYCLVRAIGEAGAASGSAGPLLLQPQRHRAAGCFLGTCLDLLDSFALVELMLDGRAPLPAHLRYLLLAVYFLALASPVLWLYELHAAASPRARASRPGGCSCLLRLLGSCLVDAPLLALRCLLALSYQQPLSVFMLKNLFFLGCRGLEALEGCWDQGLPASPSRARSGYGAPPSAPPAPGAPQLGHCVSEDEGCAHGYVNTLAVASQN encoded by the exons ATGGATGGCCTCAGCATCTCAGCCAtgttccatggagagaagaggatGAAGATGGAGCAG GGAGGCCGGGTCATGCGGGGACGCCTGCCTGCTCTCTGCTGGGGGCTCCTGGCAGCttctgccaggggctggag GGCCTTAGGGAGAGGCAGGGTGGCCCAGTGGAGAGTGGAGAGGGCACTGGAGCAAGCAGAGGCCAAATCTGCCCTGGTGCCTGCAGAGGTCCGAGCCTGGTTGCTCGCAGGCACGGTCTACACTGAGACCAAGGCCACTCAGTCCCTAAAGCCCAGGGGTTCAGCGGGTAGGACCTCGCGATCACCTCCCATCTCGCCCCCGCGTTCCCACGGGGCGCCCCCGCGTCCCCGCGGGTTCCGAGGCAGCATCCTCCCCGCTCCCCGCCACCTCCGCGCCCAGCAGCCACTCCCCTTCTTCCCGCCGACCCTGCGGCCCGGAtctccccctcccagccccgaATCCAATCCCGgtctccctgccccgcccccagctcTTGGCTGGGCCGCCCCGCGCGCCGTCACCGCCGCCGTCACCGCGCGCGCCCGGCCGCGGGGCTCGGCTCCGGCGCGCGGCTCCGGccggggaggcgggagggagccGAGGACAATGCGCCCCGCGCCCGGCGCCCCCCgcgcggccccgcccccagcccggcGGCAGCCCCGGTTCCTGCGCGGCCGGAGCGGCTCCGGCAGCAGCGGCGGCACCGGCGGCGGCAGCGACAGCAGCGCGGGCGCCGAGCGGGAGGACGACGACGAGAGCGCCAGCATCAGCAGGCCGCTGGTGTCCGCCGAGCCCCCGGGGACCCCCGCCGCCTCCCGCGCCTCCACGCCCACCTCCGCGCGCAGCATGACCGCCGCTGACCTGGGCGCGGGCGCCGTGGCCGGGGCCGTCGGGGGTGCgggcggccccggccccggccccggcccctccTGCCATTCGTGCTGCGGTTGCTGCGGGCGCCGGACCCGGTCGGGCCGCGGGGGTGGGCGCCGCGGCTGCTTCTCTGGCTCGGGCTGCCGCTGGGGCTACCAGGCGCTGTCCGTGGCGCTGCTGCTGGCCCAAGGCGGCCTGCTGGACGTGTACCTCATCGCCGTCACGGACCTGTACTGGTGCTCCTGGGTGGCCACCGACCTGGTGGTTGCGGCGGGCTGGGCCATCTTCTTCGCCAAGAACAGCCGGAGCCGTCGGGGCGGCGCACATGCCCACCACCCGCATCACCCGCACGCCGCGCCCCTGCACCTGCCGGCCGCCCCCGCCGGGGCTGCGGGCGCCAAGGCGCGCGGCGCGCGCGGGGGCGCGGGTGGCCCGGGGCCGGCGGGGCCGGTCGGGGCGGCCGGCGAGTTCGCTTTCGCCTACCTGGCCTGGCTCATCTACTCCATCGCCTTCACGCCCAAGGTGGTGCTCATCCTGGGCACGTCCATCCTGGACCTCATCGAACTGCGTGCGCCCTTCGGCACCACGGGCTTCCGCCTCACCATGGCGCTTTCGGCGCCGCTGCTCTACTGCCTGGTGCGGGCCATCGGCGAGGCGGGTGCCGCCTCCGGCTCCGCGGGCCCCCTGCTCCTGCAGCCGCAGCGGCACCGCGCCGCCGGCTGCTTCCTGGGCACGTGCCTGGACCTGCTGGACAGCTTCGCGCTGGTGGAGCTGATGCTGGACGGCCGCGCGCCGCTGCCCGCACACCTGCGCTACCTGCTCCTCGCCGTCTACTTCCTCGCGCTCGCCTCGCCGGTGCTCTGGCTCTACGAGCTCCACGCCGCCGCCTCGCCCCGGGCCCGGGCCTCGCGGCCGGGCGGCTGCAGCTGTCTCCTGCGCCTCCTGGGCAGCTGCCTGGTGGATGCGCCCTTGCTGGCGCTGCGCTGCCTGCTGGCCCTGAGCTACCAGCAGCCGCTCTCCGTCTTCATGCTCAAGAACCTCTTCTTCCTCGGCTGCCGCGGCCTGGAGGCCCTGGAGGGCTGCTGGGACCAGGGGCTGCCGGCGTCCCCTAGTCGGGCCAGGTCCGGCTATGGTGCTCCGCCCTCCGCCCCGCCGGCGCCCGGAGCCCCCCAACTGGGCCACTGCGTCTCGGAGGACGAGGGGTGCGCCCACGGCTATGTCAACACCCTGGCTGTGGCTTCCCAGAATTGA
- the IL17RA gene encoding interleukin-17 receptor A — protein MGAPRRRPRVFPGSPPGPSLLLFLLLLRPPGLGLASPRLLDHPAPVCSQEGLNCTIKNSTCLDDSWIHPRNLTPSSPKNVQTQLHFASTQQGHLLPVVHIEWTLQTDASVLYLEGAELSILQLNTNERLCVRFEFLTTLRHHYKRWRFAFNHFVVEPGEEYEVTVHHLPKPIPDGDPNHQSRNFLVPDCDDPRMKDTTPCVSSGSLWDPNITVETLEAHQLRLSFTPWNESTSYQVLLHSFPPAENQSCFRHVVDMPVSSQEAAQQRCHITVTLPDSSWCCRHHVQIQPFFSSCLNDCLRHSVSVPCPEVPQTPDAAEDHTPLWVSAFITGLSILLVGSVILLILCMTWRLPGFRQGKHEDGTKDTEILPTAISLSPPPLKPRKVWIVYSADHPLYVDVVLKFAQFLLTVCGTEVALDLLEEQAISEVGVMTWVGRQKQEVADSNSKIVVLCSRGTRAKWQAMLGWEDAAAVQLRCDRGQPAGDLFTAAMNMILPDFKRPACFGTYIVCYFSDISCEADVPDLFNITSRYALMDRFEEVYFRIQDLEMFEPGRMHRVGALAAQNYLQSPSGRQLCEAVQRFRRWQAQRPDWFELENLRSADGQDLQSLDEEAFEEEPLPGGGIVRQEPLVREPTSQDHLLVELLLAGEGGGGVARLEPQPRPPGQPAAPTLQTMVVPVDRAPRAQVVEPVPQEVGSGAGRLALVEGDEACPLLGGQGPRRNSVLFLPMGRLPPPQQSPSLQDVLTPPEEEQRRSVQSDQGYISRSSPQPPDDDADDDGEGVGEEDGGQPLSPQGLESLRSLQLLLFFQELSKNPGLEPEGPPFGALPQPGR, from the exons GGGCTGAACTGCACAATCAAGAACA GTACCTGCCTGGACGACAGCTGGATCCATCCTCGGAACCTCACCCCCTCATCCCCCAAAAACGTGCAGACCCAGCTGCACTTCGCCAGCACGCAGCAAGGACACCTGCTTCCCGTGGTTCACATCGAGTGGACGCTGCAGACCGATG CCAGCGTCCTCTACCTGGAGGGGGCGGAGCTGTCCATCCTGCAGCTGAACACCAACGAGCGTCTGTGTGTCAGGTTTGAGTTTCTGACCACACTGAGGCATCATTACAAGCGG TGGCGATTTGCCTTCAACCACTTCGTGGTAGAACCCGGAGAGGAGTACGAGGTGACCGTCCACCACCTGCCTAAGCCCATCCCTGACGGGGACCCAAACCACCAATCCAGAAACTTCCTGGTGCCCG ACTGCGATGACCCCAGGATGAAGGACACCACGCCATGCGTGAGCTCAG GCAGCCTGTGGGACCCCAACATCACCGTGGAGACCCTCGAGGCCCACCAGCTGCGGCTGAGCTTCACCCCATGGAACGAGTCCACCAGTTACCAGGTCCTGCTGCATAGCTTCCCGCCCGCGGAGAACCAGAGCTGCTTCCGACATGTCGTCGACATGCCCGTG TCCTCACAGGAAGCCGCCCAGCAGCGCTGCCACATCACGGTCACCCTGCCGGATTCCAGCTGGTGCTGCCGGCACCATGTGCAG ATCCAGCCCTTCTTCAGCAGCTGCCTCAACGACTGCCTCCGACACTCAGTGTCCGTGCCCTGCCCAGAGGTCCCACAAACCCCAG ACGCTGCTGAAG ACCACACGCCCCTGTGGGTGTCTGCGTTCATCACAGGCCTCTCCATCCTGCTCGTGGGCTCCGTCATCCTGCTCATCCTCTGCATGACCTGGCGGCTACCAG ggTTCCGtcaaggaaaacatgaagatggcACCAAAGACACAG AGATCCTGCCCACCGCCATCAGCCTGAGCCCCCCGCCCCTGaagcccaggaaggtctggatcGTCTACTCTGCAGACCACCCCCTCTACGTGGACGTGGTCCTCAAGTTCGCCCAGTTCCTGCTCACCGTGTGTGGCACCGAAGTGGCCCTGGACCTGCTGGAGGAGCAGGCCATCTCGGAGGTAGGAGTCATGACCTGGGTGGGGCGCCAGAAGCAGGAAGTGGCGGACAGCAACTCCAAGATCGTCGTCCTGTGCTCCCGAGGCACCCGGGCCAAGTGGCAGGCCATGCTTGGCTGGGAGGATGCCGCCGCCGTGCAGCTCCGCTGTGACCGCGGGCAGCCGGCGGGGGACCTTTTCACGGCGGCCATGAACATGATCCTGCCGGACTTCAAGAGGCCGGCCTGCTTCGGTACCTACATCGTCTGCTACTTCAGCGACATCAGCTGCGAGGCGGACGTACCCGACCTGTTCAACATCACCTCCCGCTATGCGCTCATGGACCGGTTCGAGGAGGTCTACTTCCGCATCCAGGACCTGGAGATGTTCGAGCCGGGCCGCATGCACCGCGTGGGGGCGCTAGCGGCCCAGAACTACCTGCAGAGCCCCAGCGGCCGGCAGCTCTGCGAGGCCGTGCAGCGCTTCCGCCGCTGGCAGGCCCAGCGCCCAGACTGGTTCGAACTGGAGAACCTCCGCTCGGCGGACGGCCAGGACCTCCAGTCCCTGGACGAGGAGGCCTTCGAGGAGGAGCCGCTGCCCGGAGGAGGGATCGTCCGGCAGGAGCCGCTGGTGCGGGAGCCCACTTCCCAGGACCACCTGCTGGTGGAGCTGCTCCTCGCCGGGGAAGGAGGGGGCGGCGTGGCACGGCTGGAGCCCCAACCCCGGCCCCCGGGGCAGCCGGCAGCCCCAACGCTCCAGACCATGGTGGTCCCGGTGGACAGGGCCCCTCGGGCTCAGGTAGTGGAGCCCGTCCCACAGGAGGTGGGCAGCGGCGCTGGCCGGCTGGCCCTGGTGGAGGGAGACGAGGCCTGCCCGCTGCTGGGGGGCCAGGGTCCCCGGCGGAACAGCGTCCTCTTCCTCCCCATGGGACGGCTTCCGCCCCCGCAGCAGAGCCCGAGCCTCCAGGATGTGCTCACGCCCCCCGAGGAGGAGCAGCGGCGGTCTGTGCAATCGGACCAGGGCTACATCTCCAGGAGCTCCCCGCAGCCCCCCGACGATGACGCCGACGACGAcggggagggggttggggaggAGGACGGGGGGCAGCCGCTGTCCCCCCAGGGCCTGGAGAGCCTGCGCAGCCTCCAGCTGCTGCTCTTCTTCCAGGAGCTTAGCAAGAACCCTGGCCTTGAGCCAGAGGGGCCGCCATTCGGGGCCCTCCCCCAGCCGGGGCGGTGA